In Zea mays cultivar B73 chromosome 7, Zm-B73-REFERENCE-NAM-5.0, whole genome shotgun sequence, the following proteins share a genomic window:
- the LOC100276369 gene encoding uncharacterized LOC100276369, protein MNLAAFSSTLATLPWYEMPSINSSATFSSSLLRRSLCASLRTISHMASAAAPTSAPVATTENGAAKAIEQRPVQVAERLEKFKTTIFTQMSMLAIKHGAINLGQGFPNFDGPDFVKEAAIQAINAGKNQYARGFGVPELNSAIAERFLKDSGLQVDPDKEVTVTSGCTEAIAATILGLINPGDEVILFAPFYDSYEATLSMAGANVKAITLRAPDFAVPLEELEAAVSKDTKAIMINTPHNPTGKMFTREELESIAALCKENDVLLFSDEVYDKLVFEADHISMASIPGMYERTVTMNSLGKTFSLTGWKIGWAIAPPHLTWGLRQAHSFLTFATCTPMQAAAAAALRAPDSYYDELKRDYSAKKAILLEGLEAAGFIVYPSSGTYYIMVDHTPFGFDSDVEFCEYLIREVGVCAIPPSVFYLDPEEGKKLVRFTFSKDEGTLRAAVERLKAKLRRK, encoded by the exons ATGAATCTGGCCGCCTTTTCCTCCACCCTTGCCACGCTCCCCTGGTATGAGATGCCATCAATAAATTCCTCCGCAACTTTCTCGTCCTCACTGCTCCGCCGCTCGCTCTGCGCGTCGCTCCGGACGATCTCCCACATGGCCTCCGCCGCCGCCCCCACCTCCGCGCCCGTCGCCACCACCGAGAACGGCGCCGCGAAGGCGATAGAGCAGCGGCCCGTGCAG GTCGCAGAGCGGCTGGAAAAGTTCAAGACAACAATTTTCACTCAGATGAGCATGCTTGCCATCAAGCATGGAGCAATAAACCTTGGCCAGGGCTTTCCGAATTTTGATGGCCCAGACTTTGTGAAAGAGGCCGCAATTCAAGCTATCAATGCTGGGAAGAATCAGTACGCAAGAGGGTTTGGTGTGCCTGAACTGAACTCGGCTATCGCTGAAAGGTTCCTGAAGGACAGTGGATTGCAAGTTGACCCTGACAAGGAAGTCACTGTTACATCTGGATGCACTGAGGCAATAGCTGCAACCATACTAGGTCTGATCAATCCTGGCGACGAGGTGATACTGTTCGCCCCATTCTACGATTCATACGAGGCTACACTGTCGATGGCCGGTGCCAACGTGAAGGCCATTACCCTCCGCGCTCCAGATTTCGCGGTCCCGCTTGAGGAGCTGGAGGCTGCAGTCTCCAAGGACACGAAAGCGATAATGATAAACACGCCGCACAACCCAACCGGGAAAATGTTCACCAGGGAGGAGCTCGAATCCATCGCCGCCCTCTGCAAGGAAAACGACGTTTTGCTGTTCTCAGATGAGGTCTATGACAAGCTGGTGTTTGAGGCTGACCACATATCCATGGCTTCTATCCCGGGCATGTACGAGAGGACGGTGACCATGAACTCTCTGGGGAAGACGTTCTCTCTTACAGGATGGAAGATCGGGTGGGCAATCGCGCCGCCGCACCTGACATGGGGCCTCAGGCAGGCGCACTCGTTCCTGACGTTCGCCACCTGCACACCGATGCAGGCGGCGGCCGCGGCGGCTCTGagggcaccggacagctactacgACGAGCTGAAGAGGGACTACAGCGCGAAGAAGGCTATCCTGCTGGAAGGACTCGAAGCCGCAGGGTTCATCGTCTACCCATCGAGTGGGACATACTACATCATGGTCGACCACACCCCGTTCGGTTTCGACAGCGACGTAGAGTTCTGCGAGTACTTGATCCGCGAAGTCGGCGTCTGCGCTATACCGCCCAGCGTGTTCTACCTCGACCCCGAAGAGGGAAAGAAATTGGTGAGGTTCACCTTCAGCAAGGACGAAGGCACGCTGCGGGCCGCGGTCGAGAGGTTGAAGGCGAAGCTCAGGAGGAAATGA